From Aegilops tauschii subsp. strangulata cultivar AL8/78 chromosome 5, Aet v6.0, whole genome shotgun sequence:
CGGCTGCCGAGGTTGGTTCCCCTTGTCTCTCGCGTCCCCCCGTGTATTTTTGCTGGTGTTGTGGTCTTGTAGTTCCAGATCTAGGTGAGTTTCGTCGTCGTGGATTCGTGGATCATCTGTTTGTTGTTGTTCATGGATCCGTGGTAGGTGCTGCCGTGTTGTTCTAGTCCGCCCTTCGTAGTCTGCCCAATTTCCCCTCTCCATTCTGCTCGCCTGTGTTATGTAGGAGCTTGTAGTTGCAGGTTCTAGGTCTGGTAGATGGTGGAGGTAGGCGTACTGGTAGTTGCAGCGGTTGACTTCCCTGCCAATTTTTCTGCTAGCCTGTGCTGTCTGTTCCCTTGCGTTAGATGATAGTTGTAGGTGGCTGGTCTGTTCCCTTGTTGTCTGAATTTCATGCTTCTATTACTGTGTGTTTTTACCTCCAGACTTGTAGTGTACCTCAGAATTTCAGTATTTGTTGCAGAACCGAACTGTAGTTTCCCCTACATTTACAGTGTAATACTCCCAATATTACAGTGTCATGCTTTTCTATTTGTACTGGCTGGAGGTAAGCGTACTGGTTGTTGCAGCGGTCGATTTCCCTGTATTTTTCTGCCAGTTCCTTTTCCGTTAGATGATAGTTGGAGGTGAGCTGGCTTTTTTTGCGTGATTATGCGATGTAGTTTTTGTAGTTGTAGGTGGCTGCTCATGATTTTCCCCTGGTAGCTCAGGTGTGCGTGGTTTCCACTGAAATTTCCAGTCAAATTTTAGTTTCCTTTCACTGTATTATAAGTGTATTTTATAGTCTAATATCAGTGTACTTACCTTGTAACTTGCACTGTTATATCAGTGTACTAACTTTTGTAACTACACTGTAATATCAGTGTATTTACAGTCTAATATCAGTGTACTTACTTTGTTACTTGCACTTTAATATCAGTGTACTAACTATGTAATTACAATGTAGTATTAGCGTACTTACACTGTAAATCACAGTGTAATTTCAGTGAATTTACTTTTGCAATCCTAGTGATTTCAGCATGCGGTGCTTCCTGATTGACTGATTCCTATGATTTTTAGTTAGTTATGCAAGTGGATCTCTCTGTATTGTAGCTCAAAATTACAGTTGTTCTTACCCCCCAGAATTTCAGTGTAACTACTTTGTAATATGTTTACAGAACCTCACTGCCCCTGCTTTTACAGTGTAATTATCTCATTTTACAGTGTAATTCTCTCATATTACAGTGTAATTAACATGCTTTTGCAATCCTAGTGATGTCAGTGTAACTCTCCCATTTTACAGTGTAATTCTCTCATATTACAGTGTAATTCTCATGCTTTTTACACTTCTCCCATGTTTGTAATTACTGTGTAATTTGTCCTAGTAGTACAATGTAATTTACAGTGTAATACTTCCAAATACTCCCAGAATTACAATGTAACTTTCCTCCCAGAATTACTTTCTAATTTATCATTCAATTACAGTGTAAATTGTCCTAGCAGTACTGTGTAATTTTCCCCCTAATTCCAGTGTAAATCCTGATTACAGTGTATATCCTGAGTTATGCAAGATTTTTCAGTGTGTATGCAGATTTTCAGTGTATTATGCCATGGAATCACTGTGTAATTTGTCCTAGCATTTACACAGTAATTTAGCCCAACTACTCATGTAATTTGCAGTGTATATGCCCAGATTTACAGTGTATTATGCACTAGAATCACTGTAGTTTACTTAGTAATTTAGCCCAAATACTCTTGTAATTTACTATGTAATTTGTTATAGAATAATTGTAGTTTACCCTCCATTTACAGTGTAATACTTCCATATTTCAGTGTAATTTGTGCAAGAATTACTGTGTAATATGGCCCCGAGTTTCAGTGTAATTTACCACTTATTTTTAGTGTAGTTTTAATGTTTCAGTTATGTAATTCCTGATTTTTTTTTGCTTCTATTTCTCAACTGTGCCCTGTTTACATTGTAATTTCCCCAAGAATTCCCAAGGTttccaccccctcccccccccccccatttttACAGTGTATTTTCTTTATTCAGTTATGTAATTCCTGAATTTATGGCTCTCAGTGTACCCCTAGTTTTATACTGTAATCGTCTTGCTTAGTTTATGTATTTATAATGTATTTGTTGCGTCTATTTTGTAGTGTAATGTTCATGCTTTTAGCTCTGTAATTTTCAGGTTTAGATTTATGGGAAAGCTTCGGAAAGTCTCTCACCAGGACGTTCCGTTAGTGTCATCTTTTGAGAGTGCAGATTCTATTCGTGAACCATTCATGCCTAATGACTTTGCGGAAGATGGATCATATCCAATGTCTTCGGTAgttatttttctcttattttctTCTAGTTATATTTTCTTTTTGAGTTTATGTAATCAGTTTATTTATCTTGGCTTTGTTGTCCTTTTCTTTTTTTCAGAAACTTTCTGGCCGATGAAGGAGCCTTTGACAAAGCTCTTTTCAAGTTCTATGTTAATCAAGTTGGTTATCTGCTTtctttttcttgttcttgctATTTTATGTTGTTGGTTATTTTCTCTTGTTGAGGTGACTTTCGTTTTTATGTTTTTTCAGAAAGTAAAAATCATTGAAGAGGAAGTTGTCTTTTGCTGGTAGAAGAAATGTGGTTAGTCCTCCTTCTTTTGCCATGCTCTCATACGATTTTTAGTTTGTTAATATTATTATTTTCTGTTAATATTTCTTGAGTGATGTAGTAGTGTTCTTTAGGATCTTATTTTTTGTTTTATTGGTTTTAGTATTTTGATATATGTTTCTTTTTGTTTGTTGTAGAGGCAGAAACGTTCTACCGATTACCCTACTTGTTCTACCTTGACCAGATACTCTGGAAAAAAAATTCTCTGGAGTAGTAGATGGTATGTGTCCTAGGTATAAGAATGTCATCGAAACTTGTGGCATGGGGTGTCTTCTTAATTTTGTGAGGACTGAGGTTCCTCTCAGGCTAGTTAAGTGGCTTGCCAGTAGGTTCGATGTCCCTTCTTCTGAATTCCAGTTGAAAAAGAAGTTCATTCCAATCACCAAATATGATATTCACAATATCCTTGACCTCCCAGTAGATGGTGAGCCACTCCTTTGTGATCCTGAGTCAGGACGTGATTTTGTCCTCTCTCATTTCAATCTGTCAAGTATTCCTCCAGTCTCTTTCTTCACCAAGAAGCTTAAATCTTCCGAAGTCGAGTTGCCTGACGATGACattttcatatgcttcatgattgTTGCTTTCTCCTCCTTTCTATGTCCAAACTCTAGTCTCAGTCCTAGTCCAAAGTACCTACACATCTTCAACGATTGTTGATCTGTTTGCAAGTTGGATCTGTCCCAGTTTGTTTATGAGTGGTTGCTGTGCAGTATTAAAAAATTCAAGGATTCTACTAAAGTTGTTTCAAAAAGATCTGTGACGTTTGGTGGCTGCCATTATGCTTTTGCTGTAAGTTTGATTACCTCTAGCTCATTCTATTTTTCCTGTAATGTTGTAAGTAGTACTGAAGTTGTAAGTAGCTCTCTTATTTTTGTCAGATCATGGTAGTGTATCCAAATTTTTGTCACTTACTATCGAATGGACTGATGTGCTGTTGCTGTTATGTGTTCTGTTTCTCGATTCACCTCCATTTGTTGAATGTACCTGTAAGAAACATGCTCATTAAATATAGTTCTTGCTGTATTATCACAATGAATGAAACCCATCTCTTTTCCAATAAGCTGTAAAAGTAATACTGTTATTGTAAGAATATTTTTCTTACCTTGTATATAATGTCTGATTGTAGGAGCGCAGTAAAAGAAAATGATTCCTGCAGTGTTTGTGTGTCAGAATTTGTTTTTGATGTACTCAGCATTCTCTTCTAAGTTTTTAACATTTATTGGTACTTACATTTAGGATGAGATCTTCCTGTGACATTGACAGTGGTTCGTCTTCTGTTATTGCCCTTGTCATGCTCCCCATCTGCATTTTTGGAAAAGAATTGTGAGTATTAGTACAGCAAACATATGTATAGTCCAAAGGCTTCTCTCTTTTCAATGTACATTGTAATTATTGTTGTATTTATAGGGGATTTGCACTGTAATTACTGTAATCTCTAGGGGATTTCCCCATCTGCCAATGAGTTACAGTATAAGTCGAAAAGTTCTGCTAGTGTATAGAAAATGTGTTACAATTTCTAGGACATTTTCCACTGTAATTCATTGGCTATTTACATTGTAATTCGTTTGTATTTTTACCCTGTGCACTTAACAGTGCGAATTACTGTAATTGCTACGGGATTTACACTGTAATTATTGTTGTACTGCAGTTTATTTCATAGGTAGTTTCAGTGTAAGTTGACAAGTTCTAGTATAAATAAATGTGTTAAAAATTACAGGACAGTTTCCACTGTAATTCAGTGGCAATTAGATTGTAGTTTGTTACCAATTTACTCGTGCATTTTAACAAGCAATGTGATTTTCCATGTAATTGCTATGGGTTTTACACTGTAATTATTGTTCTGCTGCACTTCAATTCATAGGAAGTTTTTAGTGTAAAGAGTTGTATGCTTGCAGTGTCATTTCTGTAACTATCCAAGTTTTTTGCCTGGTGCTTGGGTCACAAGTTGATGGACGGCTGGTAGTTGTGGTCCAGGGAGGTTTACGGTCCAGGTTTAGTTCCAATGGTTCCAAGCGGGTCAGGGTTTACCCGCCCCGTTTCCTCATAAATAGGGAAAAatacagtagacggtggagggtttTGGGACATACAGGTGTCAACTTTTTATTTGTCTGTATTTTTGATTGTTTTCGAATTGAAAAACAGCCGAATGTCAAATAGacagtcccaaaaataatattattggaaactatgttcaaatacgaatccaacgatataatttttgatgACATGCATTATTATTTTCTTAGTTAAATCTATGATCAAAAGTTTGGCACAAAACACTAAGGaaaccaataaaccaggacgaagATAGTACTATAGATTAGCCCGTTGGAGGTTTTTTCTTTTTCCGTTGGAGCTTCAGTTGAAACCTGGTGTTTATATAAACACAATCATCAGTAGACAACCCAGCAGGCCACCACATGCCAAGCCCCTCCCAATGCGCGTGCTGCCCGCAAGCGACGGGACGTGTGCTGATCTGCCCCCCGCGCCGACCTGACGCCTTCTTTATGATCTCTCGCCGCCCGAGGTCTGGTTGGCTGTGCGCGAGCGTGTACGACTGCTGGTGGCTCCGTTACCCTTTGTGCCCAACAAAGGTTTTCTGGAGGACGCGCAAAAAAAGTGTTCTCATCACGGATGGGTGAGGTGAGCTGATGACTCGGTTTCCGGTGAACCATCTCCACTTTGTGCCCAACAAAAGTGTTCTCATCACGGGTGGGGTGAGGTGAGCCGATGGCTCGGTTTCAGGTGAGCAATCTCCACCGAGCATTGTTGTGCTTGGTGCCAACTCCACATGTCTCTTCGATGTCATTTTAACTACTCCCTAGCCATTGTCTTCCACAAAACCTTAGATTCAGCACAACACGCCAATAATACTGGAGGGCTTGATCTGGTTCTGAAGCACCAAAAAAACAGTTACTCTATATCGGCCGTCCTCATAACGTATTGCAGGAGGAATCTGCCTCTTGACCTGATTTACATTTCCTAGATCTCTCACAGTAGATCCAATCCAAAGATAGTATAAAAACCTCCGGAGAAGATTTCGATGCATCACAAAGTAGTACTCCCACCTGACCTGCCGACCTGGTCGTGGTCGGTGCTCCATCCTGTCGCCACGTGTACTGTCCCCATCAAACGCGTAGACAAAAAGAAGCCCCTCCTTCAGTGGCGCCGCGCCATGTGTCCTCCACTCCGCCCGGCCACGGTATTTGTTATAAATCCACAGCTTTCCCCTCCCccgcaacaacaacaacatccaAATCCAAATCCAAACCCAAACCAAAACCAAGAAGACACACTGTTCTCTCCATCAGTCTCCGCCTCAACTGATTCGTccaaccaagaagaagaagagctacAGAGAAGATGAGCAAGCTCTGGACCATCCTCACCCACCTCCACACCCTCGCAGGGTATGTGCAGATTGAATCTTTTTCTTGTTCGGTTCTTGTTCATAGTGAGCTCGACTGACGGGTGCGGCCATTTGCTCGTGTTCTCTGCTGCTGCAGGCCTGGCGTGATGCTCCTGTACCCGTTGTATGCGTCGGTGCAGGCGATGGAGAGCCCGTCGAAGCTGGACGACGAgcagtggctggcctactggatcCTCTACTCCTTCGTCACGCTCGTCGAGATGGTCCTCGAGTCCCTCATCTACTGGTAATTAAACGACAGGCAAATCAAGCAAGTCCATGGCCGCTTTTCTTGTTTGATTTCTGTGGTGGCTTACTCTGCTTCTCACTCTCAGGATACCGATCTGGTACGAGCTGAAGCTACTGTTCCTGGCGTGGCTGGCGCTGCCCAACTTCAGGGGAGCGGCCTTCATCTACGACAGGTTCGTCAGGGAGCAGCTCAGGAAGCACGGCCTCACCAACCACCCCGGCAGCGGCATCAGCAGCGGCAGCAAGAAGGTGAACGGCGGCAAGGTCGACAAGTCGTCCTCGCCGTCGACGTCTCCCAAGGAGAAGGAGAACGCCAAGAGCAGGTTCCTCTCCTTCGTCGCTCCCAAGAAAGACCACTGAAGGAGATTGGAGCAGCAACCAGAGATCCCAGCAGCTAGCTTCTTGGCTTGTGGTGTTTTCTTGGTTTGTTTGAGATTTTAGATTGAGGTGTTGAGAGTATTTACATATCTTGTCAGAAAAAAATTGTACTACGACTCCATATATGAGGCCCTCGGTTGCAGGCTAGCTAGATGGTGGGTGGCTTGTGGTGTTGTAGTATTACATATCTGTCCAAAAAAATGTAGTACTGAGATTGGAGCAGTAACCAGAGATTTCATCTCATTTCGTCCCTTCGGCTAAGCTAGCTTGTGATGTTCATTCTTGAGATTTGGCTAGCTGATTTGATGTGAAGCTTACACATATAGAATAGATCAAGTTGAACTTTTCATAAGACGGCAGATGTAAGGCCACTACCTCTGTACACTAGTATACACATTTTTGCAGTTTAATTTGAACTGCAAAAACGTTATTAAATACGGAATAGTTGATTAGCTAAGAAAATATTTAGACCCAAAATAAACGAGTATACCATCAATTCTTAGTGTAGAAAGCCTTTAACTTAGGCCCTGTTTGTTTCAGCTTGCTTGATCCAAGTGTGGATTTGCTTTAGTGGCAGTCAACTTTGTCACCGAAGTACGTTTCAGCTTGCTTGATCCACATGTGGATTTGCTTTAGTGGCAGTCAACTTTGTCACCGAAGTACACTCTGAGATGCTTCAGATAATTACACTAAAAATGGCCAAATCCAGAACCTCTGAGATGCTTCAAGTAATTACACTAAAAATGGCCAAATCCAGAACCGAAGTACACTCTGAGATGCTTCAGGAAATTACAATAAAAACGGCCAAATCTAGATTCAATTTCACTGATAAAGCTGATTCCAAATAGCTGTTTGTTTTCATATTCTAGATTCGACTCTGCCAGCTGATTCCAAATAGCTGGTTGTTTTCAGATTCCAGATTCACTTCACTGGGCAAAGTTGAATCTCGTCCCATAACATAATCCAAACAAACACAGACTTAGACTTCCACTTGGACATACATCTTCAAACCACCTGCATCCGTCCGGACGTGGAAGTTATCCAGTGCCGGACCATGGAAGTTATCCAGCGCCGGACTGCAGGGTGGTTCTGACACATTTTTTTTTCACAAACCGGAGACAAATGTGGGGACTTTGCGGGAGTCCAGACCGATGACACGCCCGTTTCTGACAGCCCTGGCCCACTCAAACCCCATTCCTTGCCCACACGCGCTTCCCATCTGAAATGGTCAACGCCACTGTAGACTATTAGTGCTCGCATCCATGctcggccagagcggacgcgagcGCTCACTGGCGCTAGCATTGAAGCGGTGTGATGGCCAAGAAAGCGCTCCCGCGCCACTTTTTGGTGTAAGCGACTGCTACGCGTTCAAACGACACGACGGTCTGCCGTCCACAGTAATGGCACGCAGTTGCCGAGGCGTCTACTCTAGCGCCACTCGTCCGTCCCtttgccgcccaccattgctatataaactgttgcCTCGGCCATAACCGCAGTCATCTACCTCCGATCCCTCTCCGCACCACTCCCATCATGGATTCCTCCCCCGCCAAAGCTCTTTGGGGCGGGCTGATGCCGGACCAGAAGAAGGAGATGGCCGCCATTGCTGCCGGTTGGCCGACCAACAGGCTgccggaggacgacgacatcCCAATGGAGGACGCGGCCGACGACGAGTCGGCGCCACCCACCTTGTTCATGCCACCCTCCTCCTCTGTGCCACCCTCGCcagtgcattgcaccatgaccatggGCGAGGCCCATGCCCATTACATGGACATGGTctgggaggagcgggaggagcaATTCCGGGAGgtgcaggccgacgccgcctacaaccaccaacTCCTCCCGGAGCACCTATAGGCGGAGGAGCAGCTCGCCGCCGGCAGGGCGATCGCGCCGGATGCGGACGTGGCGGAGCAGGAGGCGTTGTTCGAGTCCTACCGCTCCTCCTGCGAGATCCGCCTCGCCCGCTGGCAGTGCCGCTAGTGGGCGACGGAGGTGGCGGCCGCCTACAAGGAGTGCGATAGACCTGGTGTTCGGCGAGAACGACGACGAGGACGACATTGCCAGCTCCGCCGAGGCCGTGTCCCTCCATGACGACCACGTAGCCGGCACGTTCGTGGGCACCGCCGACAACGAGGAAGAGTAGTGCACGGTAGGTCGCACCCGCTCTTGTCCCAGGAAAGCCACTGCTCCTCCACTCCCGTTGACGCCAAGCTTGGGGGCCTGAGCATCGGCGGTCGATTAGTcgcttggcggcgacgtggaggcggacaaCTTCAGCTCCAGGGGctccggaggcggaggcggagcttGAGAGTGCCGAGGCAGAACTGAAGAAGGCGAAGTTTCAGTTCTCGGGGCTCATGGTCAGACACGGGGAACGGCACCGACAATCAtagattaggttaattaattatacctccagagttggacatgtaatgaaatccattatgtttatatgaaattcggcatgtttatatgaaatccgtcTGTGTTTGAACGAATTTCGTCCGATTAGTTCAAATTGTTGTCAAAATGTATGCGGCTAAAGTTGGATGACGGCCTCCCGCATTCGTGTCCACGGATTGGTCCCCGTGTCCGCGGACGGATGCAGGAAAAAAATTGTGGGTtgctgttggagatgccctaagagcatctccaacctTGACTCCCGAATCAATCAGGCATCGTATCCGTCCAGTGAGGACCAGTCCGTGTTGCAAGAGCTGGCCATCCAAACCTAACCATAAATGTACCATCACATTTTGAATGGAATTTAACAAAAATGCAGATTTGGTTTAAATTTAAACAAATAGAATGAATTTCATTCAAACTTGAATAATTTTTACATAAAGCCGGATGATATTCGTCAGGTGAACTAAATGAACCTAAACTGCCATATACTTGATGCCGACCTCATACGCCATGCCAGGCTACCCGTGCTTGATCGGCATAATAACTATACAGATTAGGCAACTATTGTTGTAAGTGCTCTAACAAAGTTTATGTTCCCCGCAAAGAAAAAAAGAAGCGAAGTTTATGTACTGGTCCGTTCCTTATGCGAATTTATGTAACTAAACTAAACTTGTAGAACAAGATTCTATACTAGAAGTGCAATTACCTCTTGATCAGTTAAGCAAAAACCTCGACTTTATTTCTAAATTTATAAAGGTTCAAAAGTGGCAGTATGTTTTTTGCCAGTTCATCTGCTATATAATTACAATGCTCATACTTTTACAACCAAAGGCCCAAAAATAGAAGCTTGAGTGGCCTGGCAGACCATCACAAGTTTCACAAACTACACAAAAAATTTGCAAGAAACGTGACCGAGCCTACAAAAGCCCACAGTACATGTCAACTCAGATACATACATACTTCAGAAACCCTATAAAATGGTCAAAAAATAAGCATAGATACACCAAACAGAATACAGTGTGACCATAAATACAGGTATGCTATATACTCGTCTATGCACAAAAAGGAGCCCGTGGGGATCAGCCGGCAATTTTTTGCTGGTTGATGGCATGTAAGATTCATCAGCTTCCTGGGGCCTGTGCCCTTGACTGAAGCATCACTGACATGGCTCGTAACCTATCCGTGACCTCAGTGAATGAGGGGCGGATATTGGGATTGGCCGACCAACATTGCTCCATCAGTATTCGCCATTCGGGGTCACAGGTTTCAGGTACTGGAGGCCGGAGAGAGTTGTTGACGATACCCCCTTCTCACAAGCAAATTATGCAAAGTTACTTTGAGGATTCAATGCTGACTGACTAATCTTATTACTAGATGATTTGGGGGCACGAATTGACAAAGGATTCTGTCCTTCAACAATTAGTCAATATTGAATCGTAATAAAAACAAGATATGGTTATACGTATACCTATGATAGCGCCGCAATGCATATTTGCATATGGTTCCTCACCCGTCAAGATTTCCCATAATGCTATCCCGAAAGAGAACACGTCCACCTACGTGTGTCAATAGATACATATCAGGCAAATGATGGTTGCACATGCAAACAATGATGTGGAGTCTGATGAAAGGTGTTACCTTCTCGGACACTTTGCTGCTGCTACCGTTCAACAGCTCCGGTGCCATCCACGGAAGGGTGCCCCGTACACCACCAGAAACCAAAGTGTTGCGCTTAATTCTCGATAATCCAAAGTCTCCAACCTGAGAATAGTTACACATTACTAATGGAAAGGTCCATGACATCAGAACTAAAGGGAAGACAAGGCTGCTGCTATCTGATAACACACCCCAGCACCTCACGTGGATCTAAAACTACCTTGCAGATTGGCCTCTGAGGATCTCTCAAATTAACGAGTAAATTGTCGCATTTCAAATCAAAATGGACTATGCTTTTCGAGTGCAGATATTCCATCCCAAATGCAGCATCCATTGCAATGATGAGCTTTTTCCGAAGATCAAGCGATCTGCTGAGATCTAGTAAATAGTGACATAACA
This genomic window contains:
- the LOC109764803 gene encoding HVA22-like protein e, whose product is MSKLWTILTHLHTLAGPGVMLLYPLYASVQAMESPSKLDDEQWLAYWILYSFVTLVEMVLESLIYWIPIWYELKLLFLAWLALPNFRGAAFIYDRFVREQLRKHGLTNHPGSGISSGSKKVNGGKVDKSSSPSTSPKEKENAKSRFLSFVAPKKDH